AAATAGCACTGTAGAAAGAAAGAGTCTGtacaatatttaaatattgtatATACATAAAATTATATTGTTCATAACTCATcttaaatttttcttgtttgtaaaCCATGGAAagcaacacacacaaaaaaattcccagtatttagcttttaaagcatttagcaggcagcaggaaatcGACTGCTAGCAAGCACACTTTGTAATTATAGAAAGTATCCAGCAGGATACTGTGACTAGCATTCTTCATagtcctttatttatttatttattttaaagctgaatGCAGAACACATTTCCCATTCAACCAGGGAATTCTGCAGGAGACACAGAAAACTCAATGACAAAATGCAGTGGATCAGTTCTGCAGCTCTCTACTGTGGCAAAACTCCAGAATAAACACAGAAAGTTTTAAGTGCGGGATCGGAacataaattaatgaaataactGATAAAACTTTAATCTCCAAAAAGTGTCAGTGATGGATTTAACTCACGctcaactttttaaaaaggaaggcTCAGGTTAATAATTAATGTTGCAAAGTTTTGAAAATGTCATGAATTCCAGCAGGTAATCAGGCAGCTCTGTGTAAATGATATGAAAAGTGTCAGCATTTTAGAGTGATTCTACAGCTTGGTACCAGTCTGCTAATTTGGAGTGGAATTAGGATCTGAATCTGAAGTTGTCAGTTCATGGCAGATACAGAATGTAGGTTTCAGAAGTTTTCCTCTTGTAgcattttgcaaaataaaaattattctagttgcaaaaaaataattgccaGGTGAGCATGCTTAAGGAAACATTTCCACAAAGTTCTTACTTGGAAAACAAGATGCTACCATGGCCATCAGTGCATTTCTCCTGTGTAAAAagctctgtgctcactgccaGATAAGGAATGctttatttaattctatttgTAGTTTCATTCTATTGGCTTCTGCCTTCCACTTCATTGGCCATTCAACTCAACCCAGCAATATATTTTACTGAATTAAAACGTTTGCTACGAAAAATATATTATGGTACTTTTGATCTGAATGTTTTGTCTCTTCAGAATTGTTTAAATGTTTCTGGACAGTCATCATCTAGCTGTGCTTCCAAATCTTAACACaggaatgaagaaaagaaatacaatCACTTGGGGAAGTGCTTGATAAAGCAGACGGGTCAGAGGGATGttgacaggctggagaaatgtGCAGACAGGAACCTCACAGAGCTCAGCAAAGGCAAGTGCAAAGTGCTGAAGCTGTCACAAAGGGGAGGAAGGGACTGGGGGATCTTTCACgtgaggagaggctgtgagagctggactcaaggaggctcaggggatgCTAGGAATGTGTACAAACgcctgggagcaggcaggaaagaggatggagccagagTTCTCAGAGGTAGCCAGTGAAGCAGCAAGAAAGAGGCAAATTTAAACTCAAGAAATTCCTTTTaagcataagaaaaaaaacttttgcaGTGAGGGTTGTCAAACAAGTTGCCTGGAGCTTAGGGATCTTCATTTTGGAGACaataaaaattggaaaaagCAACTTGCTCTGACTGATACTGCTTATGAATGGAGAGGTTTTATCAGATAGTCAATGGATGTCCCTTTCAAGCTTAactactctgtgattctgtggtttcGGATAGAGActaataaaaaaacatttagaagACCCAAAAGAGAAATAAGTTTGTtcttaatattattttctgaagcATGAGGGCAATGCTAGCTAATTAATCTGACAGCTTGTTCTGAGAGCTTTGAAAACAAAGGCCTTGTTTTCAAACTGGAGCAACCAACATCAGGCCCCCAAAACACATACATATTTCCTAAATACAATTTTAAGGATTTCTCGGTATTTTCTTTACTCAGAATTTAAGCAATTTAGATTCTATTTCTCTGAGTCATTGATTTTCAGCACTTTAAATTCTGAAAGCACTGggcaaaatcaaaataatacaATAAAACTACTAATTTGTTCCCATTGCCAGAGGATGGTGCTGTTTAAACAGATATCCCACACAGATACACCCCCCTACAACAGCCACGTGGGCTAGTGAGCTTTTctcaggaggatgaggaagaatAACAAGGCAGGGAGATTACaacttggtatttttttaactaACCTTCAGGACCCAACAATAATCAGTGTTTACTTTATAAAGGTAGATCTTTAAGCATGCTTGAGTAACTTGGTAAGTTTTACGTCACTGGTAATTTTTACTACCTCTGGAACTTTTGCTCCCAAAACTTTTTGAAGGTCTTTCAAAATGCAGTCCTTGGTCACCAAAGGACACAAACACAACACACCCCACCTTCCTAGCTGTTCTCATGTAGCCTGCTGAAATTCAAGGCGATGACACGACAGACGGAAAGTCAAAAAACAGAACGCTGGAAGATCAGTCTCACAAACAGGCTGCGGTGGGGGGGAAAAGGGCTGTTAGTAATTTAAGAAATCAATACCAACTTTGACACTTTTGGAGGTCGCAACATCAACAGCCATGGCTTTGATTTCAGTGTCCCCAAACTGCATCAGCGTTTTGATCTCGCGCCGGCCGGGCGCGGAGGCCTCAGTCCCCGTCAGGTCCAAGCGCAGCGTGCCGCACTTCCTGACGCCGGGCTCGGTGATGAAGCTGACGCCGTCGTGCTCCGAGCTGTAGATGTTGATCACTATGACCAGCTGGGAAGGCTTGGCGGGCGTGTAGCTGCGCGTCACAGTCTCTCCCAGCGCCACGGACTGGTCGGCCGAGATGAACTTGTCGAAGACGTCGGTGCACCAGCGCGTGCCGTCCTTGACCAGCAGCTTCTCGGCGGGGTGCCGGCCCTCCACGAAGCGGTTCAGCACCCCCACGCCGTAGGTGAGAGGGGAGCGCCGCACCTTGATGACGGCAGGGTCGAGGCCGAAGAGAACGGCTCCCTTGAGGATGGTCAGACCCACATCCTGCGGGATGATGACCCGGCACCTCGAGCCAAAAGCGCCCTGCACGGCTTGCTGGAGCAAGGGGGACTCGGCAAAGCCGCCCACCAGGAACAGAAACTTCACGTTGGTCACCTCTGGCTTGTCAAACACCTCACCTGGACAGAAACAGACACCATCCAATCAAACCCACGTTAACAAGGTAATGCAAGTGAAAACACCAGTGTCTAAGTGCTCATGGTCTGAAACTGCCACATCTGTGCCCACACTGCCACCCTCAGCATGCACCACTCCCACACCTGTTATCTCCAGTATATTTCACTATGAATTCACTCATCTCAAAGCACACAACATTTCTGAAGTGCACCACTCCCACACCTGTTATCTCCAGTATATTTCACTATGAATTCACTCATCTCAAAGCACACAACATTTCTGAAGTGCACCACTCCCACACCTGTTATCTCCAGTATATTTCACTATGGATTCACTCACCTCAAAGCACACAACATTTCTGAAGTGCACCACTCCCACACCTGTTATCTCCAGTATATTTCACTATGGATTCACTCATCTCAAAGCACACAACATTTCTGAAGTGCACCACTCCCACACCTGTTATCTCCAGTATATTTCACTATGGATTCACTCACCTCAAAGCACACAACATTTCTGAAGTGCACCACTCCCACACCTGTTATCTCCAGTATATTTCACTATGGATTCACTCACCTCAAAGCATATAACATTTTTGAAGTGGCATTTAAAACAGATCTTTTTTGCACTCCAGATAAATCACTCAATTTCAAATTCACTTATTATTTCTTAACCACAATAAATACCATTTGTGAAATAATCCCTCTTAacatttttacagattttcCTTCCTAGCTTAAGCCCACATCTACTTTCAAGAAAACCATGCAGCTCAGTTGTAGGCTCACTTTTAGTTCAAACAAGACACCTGTCACAACTGCTGCAGACCTAGGTCTCCCTCTCTGCTCATATATAAGCTGCTCTATACTTGTTGTCTTGTTAAGTTCTGAAATTTAGTTAATAATCCCTCACATGTGATGAGCAAATATATTTACTGCTGGATATTTATTCCAAATAGTGCTTTGCAATGTGTAGAAAGCAGCACTTTTCTCACCACAAGCATAATACTCCACTTGATGCAAATTTCATCTTCCACTAGGAAGACTTTAAATAGTAACTTTCCCAATAAGCACATGTCACTTTCCATTACTGGTCAAATACATTCATTGCTGCTTAAGCCATGCCTGGGAGTACTTTTATCATGATGCATCATTTACTATTTGTGCTTTAGAGATGTGATTTGGGTGGTCATGAACAAATGTGACCTTCCACTAGGGAGAAACAAATTGGAGGTCTTAATAGCTGGAATAGTCAGAAATGAGTTACAACTCTGGCATAATTTAGTTGTTGCCTGAACCAAgctaaaaaaaaaggcaggatcTGGGTTTCTCAGTGGCTCTGAAGGcttgcagccctgggagcagagtAATTGAAGCTTATGCAGTATGAGAATTGAATCCCACAGTAACCAGCACTAGAGCTAGGCAGGATTATGTGCCCAGGACACATCCCTTACTTGTATTATTTTCACAGCTGATTTGTAGAGAGCTGCAAGTTTCAGAACTGAACTCCTTGTCCACAGCTGGTGCATACCAGGAGGGCTGTTACTGGGTTTTGGTGAGCAAAGCCTCAGTTTCAGCTCAGCCAGGAATGGAATCACACACAGATACCTACTCAGGTGCTGAACAATCTGGTCAATCGTAGGTTTGAAAAGAGCATTCATTGCATCCGGGCTCATCCTCAGCATTCCCTGGGAGGACCACTTCACAAAGTCCACACTGCAAAGGAGGAGTGAGAAAGGACATTACAGCAttgcagctgagctgcaaacCACCATTAAATAAATCAATTCATGAGTTTACAGAGTCTGCGTGTGTTTTCCTTGGAACAAAGTGCCCCACCTCACCCTAGCCCCATACCAACTGCAGTTATGTAAAACTTGAAGGGAGAATTACTATTTTGCCTTGTCTAattgttgttttctttgcctGATTGCCTTCTGCAGCATTAGCAATGCTCAACTGCTCTCTGAAACAGCTGGCAGTCAATGCAGTGTTCGCTCATCTGAAACAGCACTGATTCATCCCCAGAAGGGCAACATTTAGATTATAGCAGTGGCAGGCCAAAGCCACTGGAAACAcacaaggaaaacaagcaaGTTGGGAAGCCTCAGGAGGCAGAAGAAAGAACGGCATTTTTAATGAGGCATAACATTTATTAAGTGAATACAGGCATTGTGCTGTTCTATCACTGATAAACATCTGTATAGCTCAGTATTCTCCCTTTCATTCATGCACATTATATGTCAACCTTTACACTCTTTCTATCCTCTTATCcaattcatttaatttcatttgaagGAAGCATTTAGCATTTCCTCTAAGATTCACCATTAAGACTATTAATAAAAAGGAGATGGCCTCGTGAGGGGGAGTACTTCTGgaaatttttaatgatttcagAACCTCAGTCTCATTTAGAAAGTGACTTTTAGCTGGATTCCAAATCATTTAAGCTTACATTACATTTACCAATAACTTGTGAAAGAGATACAGGAGTTCCAGCCTACATACTACATTCAACACTGGCTAGTTTAAAAAAGTAAGGTACAGGTAGTAAATACCAAATCTTCCCCTCTCAAGTCTCTCACCTTCTGCCCCAGATTTAGAGATTCTCTTGCTCATTCTCTTTTACACCATTAAACTCCAGGCTTTCTGTAATATGTTACTTCAAAAGatgcaaaattcccatttctaCCTTCTGCTCACTTCCTTCTCTACAGCAGGCCACGATTTTGTCATTTAGAGTGACTTCTTGATACTGAAAATCATGAATTAAAATCTCTGGAGGGGATTATATCTTCCTGCCTATCAAGCAAATTATCAAACTTGTAAAATCCTATAAGAAGCAAAAGCCTGCCATAACTTCAAAAGCTGAATGCTCTCCCCTTGCAGAGCTTTATGCAGTAGTGTGTTTTCTCCAGTGATCTGATGCTGTTAATAACTGCCCTCAAGCCATGAACATATTTACACATCCCTCAATCTTGGATGTTTTCCAGGATCCAGGCCACTAAAAATTAAGGTTCTAGGCAACAAATTCTGTGTTTGATCTGACATTCCTAATTAACATGCAAGAGATTCACAATATACAGTCAAAGGAAGTGATGCAGTGGTCAGAACAGAAGTCATAGAAAGAAATACCTAAAAAGTGCAAGCCTTGTACAGAAAAGCTTTTGTGAGAGACTGATCAGAATTTTTCATTCTGGAAACTGCACCACAAGGCAACTCTATTTTCTCATCCTTGCACTACACTTTTACACTATTACCTTTCAGTCCTCACGTAATTAggatattttaataatttgtcTTTGCTGCCAGTAGTTAATTCTGCATCCATGTGGTTTCAGTTGCCTACTCACTTGCTTTTCCTCAGGGCATGCTCTACACTGTGACCTCGGAACTTCTTGTAGTAGTCAATGAAGGAGAAGGGCAGGGTGATGTTGAGGGGGTTGGTCCTGTCGGGAGCTGCCGCCCGCTTGCGGGACTCAAACGCGATCATCAGATCCACCCAGGCTGCAGGGCGCTTGATTTTGAACTGCTCAATGAAATCCTCCCCAAATATTTTacacagcagcttttcaaaCTCATAATCCACTCCTAGAGAGCCATATGgcccacctgcagcacagacaaAACACAGCTTTAATTTTCTGGATATTCTTTTGTATTCTTATGACATTTCGATTTGACCATGTACAGATCAGAACAACACTCTCAGGACTGTCATGGGACAAGGTCCACAAAAAAGGATCTTCCCTAAATGTAACAGTTGGTCTGATACATAACATGATCTTACCTTTGCCTCACTCCTGTATCATCACAGGCACTGTAACACTACCACAAATTGAGTGATTCAGCCAACCACCAGCTGGGTTATACTAATTTTGAGTGCTGGTCTCATTTCAGGAAGAACTGTCAGTAAAATGCAATAAAGGCATACACTTCCTTCACTGACAAGCCAAAACATTACATAAATACATAACACACAATTACATAAAGAAAGCAGTGGAGGTGACATTACCTGTTGCTTTGTAGAGCTCCTTCAGATGTCCTTCAGGGAGCCTGATCTGATGGACAGTCATATCCACCGTGCCTCCTCCGCTGTCAACCACGATGTACCGATCACCTGGAACGCCAAGGGGAGAGCCAGGGGCATTCACACCACTGGGAGCACACAGCTCACTGCAAAAGAGCTCCTGAGGGCACCAGGGGAGACAGTGGGCTACAGACAGCCAGCACAGGCCATGCTGAAGACTTGATGTCTGCCAGTAATTACAGCACAATGATTGGTAACAAATATGAGAGTCAGATGTCAGAAGCTATTgatgcagcacagctgaaaagTGGGACTGCTCGTGCTGCTGGTGTACATCCCAGTGGGCTAGCAAATATTATACCATATTTATAATGTCTGTGCTGAGGAGAATATTCTAGTTGCATGGCCTTCCACCATCTCATTAATAAATCTTATTAAGCTAGAGCATACAGAATTGCAATTCAGCACTTGTAACTAAGAGCAGCACATGAACATgtgggtttttccttttcccctttatAACCACTGTGAGAACAATGCAGTGCACAGCACCTTTGTGGGAAGCACAATGTTTGCCTGCAATACAGAACCAGTGAGAGCCAAGTTTGTTCAGCAAAGGATAGTACCTTCCTCCAGCTCAGACCAGATCTCTCCTATGACATTTTCCACCATGAAGGTCCGACTCTGCCTGTTCCGGCGCACGTGCTCCTTCCCTAGTgattgacagaaaaaaaaaaagttactgagcataaaaaagcatgaagaataaaattaaaaactgcagaaaacaagTGCAAGCAGGCTGACAGATCTGTATGTAtcacttcttaaaaaaacaaatgtacAAAAATTACTGCACTGGGACCAGGAACGTTAGGATGTCATTcctggaaagaaggaaaaatggttTATAGCCACCCTGATCTTCCTTGATATTGTTATATATATTATTGGTATTTTAATCTATACTAATTacctaataaaaataatgcaaactAATGATATATAGTAATAATCTAATAAGAAAGCCATAAGCAGGTCTGACTTGCAGTTTTTCAGTACACTCTGGCTGGCAaagtgtgtgctggcagcagggtggggggcgggcagccagctgtgctcacagcagccagctgtgctctcagcagcctCCACCAGCAggtggcagccccagcccactCCCGGCCAAGCCCCACGCCACCTGCATGAGAACATCCCCACACTTCCAAAAAGCCACTGCTCATTTTGAGTGCTCAGGCAAATATGCCTCCTCAGCCTCTCAGGATGCCAGTGTACTCCAAAACCAGCAGCCAGAAGCACTGCTGCCCAGATTAGTAACTTCTTAATGACACAGTGATCACCAGGGCTGACTTccacaatatttaaaatatacacccattaaaaattaagtgtCAAGCCATTAACTTACAAGACTTAACTGCTACTTAGACATTTAAAAGATGCAGAACAGTCTGACAAGGGAAAGCATAGTAGTGAGAACCTCTGCTATTTATGCTTCTAAATCAACCTCTATAATGATCAAAAAAACCTACATTCCTTGTGTTATCATCACTCACCTTTAAAGGCACTTCATAAAACACTACAAGAGGGGCAGCCTGTCATGAGTGGAaacttttttctgaaaataccaGCATGTAAATCACAGAATACACTTTGCTTCCTATTTCTATAGTGCCTGCCATCAGAAAACAGAGCATGTCAGCTCCACTTGCTGCCGCACCTTCCCCAAAAAGACCTCAGAGAAGCTGCCCCAGCCTCAGAGCACTGActtggcagcacagggagagctcagaTGAAGCATTCCATGAGAGAACAAACACCAGGTCCTAGCAAGGGCTATCAAGCCCACAGAAATCAATGGCAATCCTTTCATTCCCTCCTGTGGGCACAAGTGAACACAAGAGCCAGTCTTTAACTACAACTGAAGCAAGCTTATCCTTGCTCCTATGAACActagaatttttgttttgacttCACAGCAATAATATGGTCCTTGGAGTGCTTCTCTCTGTTTATATTTAAAGGGTTTTTCTCCTTAATCTGTTCTCAGCTTGTCTTGGGTGCTTGCCATGCCTTTATGAAATTTTAATTCCAACCCCAAATTAATTCACTCCaaactttgttttcattaattttgaCATGAAACCTTTCTCATCCTCAATAGCTTTTTACCATACAAAGTCAAGAATGAG
The DNA window shown above is from Oenanthe melanoleuca isolate GR-GAL-2019-014 chromosome 6, OMel1.0, whole genome shotgun sequence and carries:
- the HSPA12A gene encoding heat shock 70 kDa protein 12A isoform X1, yielding MSAETDAVSTSAYSSPAKSLGDPGITPLSPSHIAKDSDADDAVEQLFLVVVAIDFGTTSSGYAYSFTKEPECIHVMRRWEGGDPGVSNQKTPTTILLTPERKFHSFGYAARDFYHDLDPTESKHWLYFEKFKMKLHTTGNLTMETDLTAANGKKVKALEIFAYALQFFKEQALKELSDQGGSDFENNEVRWVITVPAIWKQPAKQFMRQAAYKAGMASPENPEQLIIALEPEAASIYCRKLRLHQMIELSNRAPVNGYSPSDTIGAGFTQGKEHVRRNRQSRTFMVENVIGEIWSELEEGDRYIVVDSGGGTVDMTVHQIRLPEGHLKELYKATGGPYGSLGVDYEFEKLLCKIFGEDFIEQFKIKRPAAWVDLMIAFESRKRAAAPDRTNPLNITLPFSFIDYYKKFRGHSVEHALRKSNVDFVKWSSQGMLRMSPDAMNALFKPTIDQIVQHLSEVFDKPEVTNVKFLFLVGGFAESPLLQQAVQGAFGSRCRVIIPQDVGLTILKGAVLFGLDPAVIKVRRSPLTYGVGVLNRFVEGRHPAEKLLVKDGTRWCTDVFDKFISADQSVALGETVTRSYTPAKPSQLVIVINIYSSEHDGVSFITEPGVRKCGTLRLDLTGTEASAPGRREIKTLMQFGDTEIKAMAVDVATSKSVKVGIDFLNY
- the HSPA12A gene encoding heat shock 70 kDa protein 12A isoform X2 encodes the protein MSAETDAVSTSAYSSPAKSLGDPGITPLSPSHIADSDADDAVEQLFLVVVAIDFGTTSSGYAYSFTKEPECIHVMRRWEGGDPGVSNQKTPTTILLTPERKFHSFGYAARDFYHDLDPTESKHWLYFEKFKMKLHTTGNLTMETDLTAANGKKVKALEIFAYALQFFKEQALKELSDQGGSDFENNEVRWVITVPAIWKQPAKQFMRQAAYKAGMASPENPEQLIIALEPEAASIYCRKLRLHQMIELSNRAPVNGYSPSDTIGAGFTQGKEHVRRNRQSRTFMVENVIGEIWSELEEGDRYIVVDSGGGTVDMTVHQIRLPEGHLKELYKATGGPYGSLGVDYEFEKLLCKIFGEDFIEQFKIKRPAAWVDLMIAFESRKRAAAPDRTNPLNITLPFSFIDYYKKFRGHSVEHALRKSNVDFVKWSSQGMLRMSPDAMNALFKPTIDQIVQHLSEVFDKPEVTNVKFLFLVGGFAESPLLQQAVQGAFGSRCRVIIPQDVGLTILKGAVLFGLDPAVIKVRRSPLTYGVGVLNRFVEGRHPAEKLLVKDGTRWCTDVFDKFISADQSVALGETVTRSYTPAKPSQLVIVINIYSSEHDGVSFITEPGVRKCGTLRLDLTGTEASAPGRREIKTLMQFGDTEIKAMAVDVATSKSVKVGIDFLNY